One genomic segment of Paenibacillus durus includes these proteins:
- the tnpA gene encoding IS66 family insertion sequence element accessory protein TnpA, with the protein MDREERRELWQARMSDYRQSGLSLKAWCALQEYTPDQLKYWLYKRTPKTPSTTSILPSPQFVSLATLPASPSGTSLHVHVGSARIEITPGFDPVLLRDLVRALESPC; encoded by the coding sequence ATGGATCGAGAAGAACGGCGAGAGCTCTGGCAAGCCCGCATGTCGGATTACCGGCAAAGCGGTCTGAGCTTGAAGGCATGGTGCGCCTTGCAAGAGTATACGCCCGATCAACTGAAATATTGGCTGTATAAAAGAACCCCGAAGACCCCCAGCACGACTTCTATTTTACCATCTCCGCAATTTGTTTCCCTGGCTACGCTTCCGGCGTCCCCGTCAGGCACCTCCCTGCACGTACACGTCGGCTCCGCCCGAATCGAAATCACCCCCGGCTTCGACCCCGTGCTGCTGCGCGATCTGGTTCGCGCCCTGGAATCCCCATGCTAA